One segment of Stappia sp. 28M-7 DNA contains the following:
- the prpB gene encoding methylisocitrate lyase encodes MPYLVSSHLPDSPAGERFRTLVEQGGIARLPGAHNGMAALQAKAAGFKGLYLSGAAMTASMGIPDLGIITVDEVAFFIRQITRAAGLPLLVDGDTGYGEALNVMHMVRTFEDAGAGAVHLEDQLLPKKCGHLNDKKLADARDMAAKVAAAARARRHLYIVARTDAAASEGIDGAVARAKLYMEAGADAIFPEALTTAEMFREFAARMPGVPLLANMTEFGRTPFFTASEFEEMGYRMVIWPVSSLRVANKAQEKLYTVLARDGSTQAMLGEMQSRAELYQTIGLAEYEALDASIVATVLPEGAG; translated from the coding sequence ATGCCCTATCTCGTTTCCAGCCATCTGCCCGACAGTCCCGCCGGGGAGCGTTTTCGCACGCTGGTGGAGCAGGGCGGCATCGCCCGGCTGCCGGGCGCCCATAACGGCATGGCGGCGCTGCAGGCGAAGGCGGCAGGCTTCAAGGGGCTGTATCTTTCCGGGGCGGCGATGACCGCCTCGATGGGCATTCCCGATCTCGGCATCATCACGGTGGACGAGGTTGCCTTCTTCATCCGCCAGATCACCCGCGCGGCCGGTCTTCCGCTGCTCGTCGACGGGGATACCGGCTATGGCGAGGCGCTCAACGTCATGCACATGGTGCGCACGTTCGAGGATGCCGGCGCCGGCGCCGTGCATCTGGAGGACCAGCTGCTGCCGAAGAAGTGCGGGCATCTCAACGACAAGAAGCTCGCCGATGCGAGAGACATGGCGGCGAAGGTCGCGGCGGCGGCGAGGGCACGGCGGCATCTCTACATCGTCGCGCGGACGGATGCGGCCGCGAGCGAGGGCATCGACGGCGCGGTCGCACGGGCGAAGCTCTACATGGAGGCAGGTGCCGATGCGATCTTCCCCGAGGCGCTGACGACGGCCGAGATGTTCCGCGAGTTCGCCGCCCGCATGCCCGGCGTGCCGCTGCTGGCCAACATGACGGAATTCGGCCGCACGCCCTTCTTCACGGCGAGCGAGTTCGAGGAGATGGGCTACCGGATGGTGATCTGGCCGGTGTCCTCGCTGCGCGTTGCCAACAAGGCGCAGGAGAAGCTCTACACGGTGCTGGCGCGCGACGGCTCGACACAAGCGATGCTGGGTGAGATGCAGAGCCGGGCAGAGCTCTACCAGACCATCGGGCTTGCCGAGTACGAAGCGCTCGATGCGTCCATCGTCGCCACCGTCCTGCCGGAGGGGGCGGGCTGA
- a CDS encoding autotransporter domain-containing protein — protein MRVEKYKGLFQSTALASLSLLAAYPLSAQEVADINLLSPAHVIRLFYGDPDEPGYSPGLTDPARIGGMTADGGTFVGTVYRSYGNSITSGFVWTGQDGVRPVGDPSVARPLNGSQNYNANGISADGGVIVGRAAPGVSGGEFGLRAYRWTSAGGFQPLGSLEGNTNPFSEATAVSGDGNVVVGYVGATGGEAFRWTESGGMQSLGWLDGRDTYGNDQATATSYDGSVIVGSALSSDDRFRAFRWTEGTGMVALPTLTDSTARSNISGATGVSWDGRVIVGHSVEGYAAQAVRWVDGEIFSLGGLDGASSVLSWAQAVSGNGEVIVGNISSGSTGHGFRWTEGDGMLTVEDWLRNSGATIVSSLPSEPNRSDITMTAEATNEDGSIVIGLTRDDEVYIARGTGTGPTGTGGTGGTGGTGGTGGTGGTGGTGGTGGTGGTGGTGGTGGTGGTGGAGGTGGTGGTGIITLQALGSSLGSAGATNTMSVKSMGVIVNGAGSRPLDRRAPDGKFTMWAGGDWGRDDHGSRDGSLGLGEIGVGYNFGPVQLNGVAGYTGAEQTTVLGGSSEVRAGYVKLEALGQITGDENSGLWAVMTGTGLWGNADIARNYLSGGVVNTSTGKTDVEGYGIRGRLQWENLFPHVSPYGELSYARTCLGAYTEAGGAFPAAFNSLCDASTEVRYGFDARYPLMEQFRLIGTLEGVHRFESSGSNVTGQVVGLGAFNLGAAKYRQDWLRAGAGFEVDVSGSTLSVMGNATTKGEGASAWLAANWRVTF, from the coding sequence ATGAGGGTTGAGAAATACAAGGGACTTTTTCAGTCGACTGCACTGGCGTCCCTGTCGCTTCTGGCAGCGTATCCGCTTTCCGCACAGGAAGTTGCCGATATCAATCTGCTGAGCCCCGCGCATGTGATCCGCCTGTTCTACGGCGACCCGGACGAGCCCGGCTACAGCCCCGGATTGACCGACCCGGCCCGCATCGGCGGCATGACGGCCGATGGCGGCACCTTCGTCGGCACGGTGTATCGCAGCTACGGAAACAGCATCACCAGCGGTTTCGTCTGGACCGGCCAGGACGGCGTGAGGCCGGTCGGCGATCCGTCGGTCGCCCGGCCGCTGAACGGGAGCCAGAATTACAACGCCAACGGCATTTCCGCCGATGGCGGCGTCATCGTCGGCCGGGCGGCGCCCGGCGTGTCCGGCGGCGAGTTCGGCCTGCGCGCCTATCGCTGGACGTCTGCAGGCGGCTTCCAGCCGCTCGGTTCGCTGGAGGGCAACACCAACCCGTTCTCCGAGGCGACGGCCGTTTCCGGCGACGGCAATGTCGTCGTCGGATATGTCGGCGCAACCGGCGGCGAGGCCTTCCGCTGGACCGAAAGCGGCGGCATGCAGAGCCTCGGCTGGCTCGACGGCCGCGATACGTACGGCAATGACCAGGCGACGGCAACCTCCTATGACGGCTCGGTGATCGTCGGCTCGGCTCTGTCGAGCGACGACCGGTTCCGGGCGTTCCGCTGGACCGAGGGGACGGGTATGGTGGCCCTGCCGACGCTGACCGACAGCACGGCGCGCTCCAACATCTCCGGCGCGACCGGCGTTTCCTGGGACGGGCGGGTGATCGTCGGCCACTCCGTAGAGGGATATGCGGCGCAGGCGGTCCGCTGGGTCGATGGCGAGATTTTCTCGCTGGGCGGCCTGGACGGCGCGTCCAGCGTCCTGTCCTGGGCGCAGGCGGTCTCCGGCAACGGTGAGGTCATCGTCGGCAATATCTCCAGCGGCAGCACCGGCCATGGCTTCCGTTGGACCGAAGGCGACGGGATGTTGACCGTCGAGGACTGGCTGCGGAACAGCGGCGCGACGATCGTGAGCAGTCTCCCCAGCGAACCGAACCGGTCAGACATCACCATGACCGCCGAAGCAACCAACGAGGACGGCTCGATCGTCATCGGCCTGACGCGCGATGACGAGGTCTATATCGCCCGCGGCACCGGCACAGGTCCCACTGGCACCGGCGGAACTGGCGGAACTGGCGGGACAGGCGGTACCGGCGGGACGGGCGGGACTGGTGGCACCGGTGGCACTGGTGGAACCGGCGGCACGGGTGGAACCGGCGGAACCGGCGGCACGGGCGGAACTGGCGGCGCAGGCGGTACCGGAGGAACTGGCGGCACCGGCATCATCACGTTGCAGGCGCTGGGAAGCAGCCTCGGCTCCGCCGGCGCCACCAACACCATGTCCGTCAAGTCCATGGGCGTGATCGTCAACGGCGCCGGGTCGCGTCCGCTCGACCGCCGCGCGCCGGACGGCAAGTTCACGATGTGGGCGGGCGGCGACTGGGGCCGCGACGATCATGGCAGCCGCGACGGCAGCCTCGGGCTCGGCGAGATCGGCGTCGGCTACAATTTCGGCCCGGTGCAGCTGAACGGTGTCGCCGGCTATACCGGCGCCGAGCAGACGACGGTGCTGGGCGGCTCGAGCGAGGTGCGCGCCGGCTACGTCAAGCTGGAGGCCCTTGGCCAGATCACGGGCGACGAGAACAGCGGTCTGTGGGCCGTGATGACCGGCACGGGCCTTTGGGGCAATGCCGATATCGCCCGCAACTACCTTTCCGGCGGTGTGGTCAACACGTCCACCGGCAAGACGGATGTGGAAGGCTACGGCATTCGCGGTCGTCTCCAGTGGGAAAACCTGTTTCCGCATGTGTCTCCCTATGGCGAACTCTCCTATGCCCGCACCTGCCTCGGCGCCTATACGGAGGCGGGCGGCGCCTTCCCGGCGGCGTTCAACAGCCTGTGCGATGCCAGCACCGAAGTCCGCTACGGCTTCGATGCCCGCTATCCGCTCATGGAGCAGTTCCGCCTTATCGGCACGCTGGAGGGCGTCCACCGCTTCGAGAGCAGCGGGTCGAACGTCACCGGGCAGGTGGTGGGCCTGGGGGCGTTCAACCTGGGCGCGGCCAAGTACCGGCAAGACTGGCTGCGCGCCGGTGCGGGCTTCGAGGTCGATGTGTCTGGATCGACGCTGTCGGTGATGGGCAACGCCACCACCAAGGGCGAAGGCGCCAGCGCATGGTTGGCTGCCAACTGGCGCGTGACGTTCTGA
- a CDS encoding ATP-binding protein, with protein MLKRLTPFTVLAVTATAGLIAATLVLVTVLNQPWLGVGLSADAQSGLVRVATVAPGGPATALPAGVPLAAVGGIPIEAGDLVEEPDVAESYAALERFFDRQGALHAALAGGSVILETGGPSGLQVEVTPIAGRPLSSLPPTVWVQLVTGLVSVIVGAWVWSLRRNELSAALLALAGLAILVSAFPAAVYSSREIAMPGGLFRVLSATNHFGALAFGVAMVALFLSYPRRLVPASLLWLLPAVYGAIWALDTIWIGFPGPAEGHHLPTVTLMAGILLGALLQYRASRDDPAARAAIRWFALSVGLCAGTFVTVVLMPNLFGMQPTISQGYAFILFGMLFLGVAAGVARYRLFELEGWAFSVLSYFGAVLLLVVFDALLISFVAIDRPEAFAVSLLGVALLYLPFRDWLARRLIKRREIDREELFTRIIDVALTTDASRESRWREVLRDAFTPLQMSAVSAPAPEKPAISEDGLSLLLPGLPGLAPLKLSHAHSGRRLFSPQDRRFAGELYAMLAHAIASRDAHEKGAAEERVRIARDMHDNMGAQLLSALHSERRERKDTLIRETISDLRDIVNNAARGGKTASDLLADLKVEALERLAAADIRLDWQDTCEDGERTLAPNVAYSLRSVLREIISNTIRHSGADAMRVRIDISDGLLHLQASDDGSGLSEGVQGKGNGLSNLEARLLALKGTLSLEDAGPGLTVRASFPLGGGDAK; from the coding sequence GTGCTCAAGAGACTGACCCCCTTCACGGTGCTGGCCGTCACGGCGACAGCCGGACTGATCGCCGCAACCCTCGTGCTGGTCACGGTGCTGAACCAGCCCTGGCTCGGCGTGGGGCTTTCGGCCGACGCGCAGTCCGGCCTCGTGCGGGTCGCCACGGTCGCGCCCGGCGGTCCCGCAACCGCCCTGCCCGCCGGCGTTCCGCTTGCGGCGGTCGGCGGCATCCCGATCGAGGCGGGCGATCTGGTCGAGGAGCCCGATGTTGCGGAAAGCTACGCCGCGCTGGAGCGGTTCTTCGACCGGCAAGGCGCCCTCCATGCCGCTCTCGCAGGCGGCAGCGTGATACTCGAGACCGGCGGGCCATCGGGACTGCAGGTCGAGGTGACACCGATAGCCGGCCGGCCGCTGTCCAGCCTTCCGCCGACCGTCTGGGTGCAGCTTGTCACCGGTCTCGTCAGCGTGATCGTCGGCGCCTGGGTCTGGAGCCTGCGCCGCAACGAGCTTTCGGCCGCCCTCTTGGCGCTGGCCGGGCTTGCCATCCTCGTCTCCGCCTTTCCCGCCGCGGTCTATTCCTCGCGCGAGATCGCCATGCCGGGCGGGCTCTTCCGTGTGCTGTCGGCCACCAATCATTTCGGCGCGCTGGCATTCGGCGTCGCCATGGTGGCGCTCTTCCTGTCCTATCCGCGCCGCCTCGTCCCCGCTTCCCTGCTCTGGCTGCTGCCGGCCGTCTACGGCGCGATCTGGGCACTGGACACGATCTGGATCGGGTTTCCGGGTCCGGCCGAAGGCCACCACCTGCCCACCGTGACCCTCATGGCCGGCATCCTGCTCGGCGCGCTGCTCCAGTACCGGGCCAGCCGCGACGATCCGGCCGCGCGCGCGGCGATCCGCTGGTTCGCCCTGTCGGTCGGCCTGTGCGCGGGCACCTTCGTCACCGTCGTGCTGATGCCGAACCTGTTCGGGATGCAGCCGACCATCTCGCAAGGCTATGCGTTCATCCTGTTCGGCATGCTGTTTCTGGGCGTTGCCGCCGGCGTTGCCCGCTACCGTCTGTTCGAACTGGAAGGCTGGGCCTTCTCCGTCCTTTCCTATTTCGGCGCGGTTCTGCTGCTGGTGGTCTTCGATGCCCTGCTGATCTCCTTCGTTGCGATCGACCGCCCCGAGGCCTTCGCCGTGTCGCTGCTCGGCGTGGCGCTCCTCTATCTGCCGTTCCGCGACTGGCTGGCGCGGCGGCTGATCAAGCGGCGGGAGATCGACCGGGAGGAGCTGTTCACCCGGATCATCGACGTGGCCCTGACCACGGACGCCTCCCGCGAAAGCCGCTGGCGGGAGGTCCTGCGCGACGCCTTCACCCCGCTGCAGATGTCCGCCGTCTCGGCCCCTGCGCCCGAAAAGCCCGCAATCTCCGAGGACGGCCTGTCGTTGCTGCTGCCCGGCCTGCCGGGCCTTGCCCCGCTCAAGCTGTCGCATGCGCATTCGGGCCGGCGACTGTTCAGCCCACAGGACCGGCGGTTTGCCGGCGAGCTCTACGCCATGCTCGCCCACGCCATCGCCAGCCGCGATGCGCACGAAAAGGGCGCTGCAGAAGAGCGGGTCCGCATCGCCCGCGACATGCACGACAACATGGGCGCGCAGCTGCTTTCCGCGCTCCACAGCGAGCGGCGCGAGCGCAAGGACACCTTGATCCGCGAGACGATCTCGGACCTGCGCGACATCGTCAACAACGCTGCGCGGGGCGGCAAGACGGCCTCGGACCTGCTCGCCGACCTCAAGGTCGAGGCGCTGGAGCGCCTGGCCGCCGCCGACATCCGGCTCGACTGGCAGGACACCTGCGAGGACGGCGAGCGGACGCTCGCCCCCAATGTCGCCTATTCCCTCCGCTCCGTGCTGCGCGAGATCATCAGCAACACGATCCGGCATTCCGGTGCCGACGCGATGCGGGTACGGATCGACATAAGCGACGGCCTGCTTCATTTGCAGGCGAGCGACGACGGCAGCGGCCTTTCCGAGGGCGTTCAGGGGAAGGGCAATGGCCTGTCCAACCTTGAGGCTCGGCTGCTGGCGCTCAAGGGCACGCTCTCCCTGGAGGATGCGGGGCCGGGCCTGACCGTGCGTGCCAGCTTCCCGCTCGGCGGAGGTGACGCGAAATGA
- a CDS encoding response regulator transcription factor, with product MTRILIVEDLAEARKWLQGVAQEAFPGPHEIDARTTLQDGLAAAARHEYDVALIDLRLPDGSGIEVLRALRQRNSRTLCVVTTAMADDVHIVAALSAGANGYLLKEQPSGMIVRQLSQLADGIPALSPAIARRIMEHFQLTGPAAEPEESLTEREKEVLALIGRGMRNVDVSEQLSLSGNTVATHIKSIYRKLGISSRAEASWHAAMLGLAPGKTDTPDTQAPSGATEGTAE from the coding sequence ATGACCCGGATCCTGATTGTCGAGGACCTGGCGGAAGCGCGCAAATGGCTGCAAGGCGTCGCGCAGGAAGCCTTCCCCGGCCCGCATGAGATCGACGCCAGGACCACCTTGCAGGATGGCCTGGCGGCCGCGGCCCGGCACGAATACGACGTCGCGCTCATCGACCTGCGCCTGCCGGACGGGTCGGGCATCGAGGTGCTGCGCGCCTTGCGCCAGCGCAATTCCAGGACGCTCTGCGTCGTCACCACCGCCATGGCGGACGACGTCCATATCGTTGCCGCCCTGTCGGCCGGGGCCAACGGCTACCTGCTCAAGGAACAGCCCTCGGGCATGATCGTGCGTCAGCTGTCGCAGCTCGCCGACGGCATTCCCGCCCTGTCGCCGGCCATCGCCCGCCGCATCATGGAGCATTTCCAGCTGACCGGCCCGGCTGCGGAACCCGAGGAGAGCCTGACCGAGCGCGAGAAGGAAGTCCTCGCCCTGATCGGCCGCGGCATGCGCAATGTCGACGTCTCCGAGCAGCTGTCCCTGTCGGGCAATACGGTGGCGACGCATATCAAGTCGATCTACCGCAAGCTCGGCATCTCCTCCCGCGCCGAAGCGTCCTGGCACGCGGCGATGCTGGGCCTTGCCCCCGGCAAGACGGACACGCCCGACACGCAGGCGCCAAGCGGGGCAACCGAGGGCACGGCCGAATAG
- a CDS encoding PAS domain S-box protein: MPLFSSRNHDLIEAIGRSQAMIHFRPDGTIIDANENFLSLMGYSLGEIENKHHRMFVDAAYAASEAYRSFWKELASGEFKSDEFMRVTSSGAQVWIQATYNPVFDGKGEVYRIVKIATDITAAKLKSSDAQGQLAAINRSQAVIHFDLDGTILEANDNFLKAVGYTLDEIKGRHHSIFVASDERETQEYKAFWKQLGAGRFMAGEFKRMTRDGDEIWIHATYNPILDAAGRPFKVVKFASDITAEKRKNAEHEGLIAAIGRSQAVISFSKDGIILDANENFLKAVGYRLDEIKGKHHRMFVEEKYAQSEQYAEFWQTLAGGKHLSAIYQRFNKAGNPIWLQANYNPIFDASGNIMKVTKFATDITQNMTARQAAIEAAEETLNTVGQTAHSAQHVNSSAQGISRGMEKARTAVEAMHGRSEIAERSTEKLRLAAASMDGVVQLISKVADQINLLSLNATIEAARAGEAGRGFAVVANEVKTLANQTSQATTRIFSEIAEMQSVAGAVDEALKSIRSSISDVQDLVLSTTNATEQQCVSTDEISVRLQSASTSVASVCESLDKWVIGMENRRRDERKRVHRDCLIGGINGEKIRGSLRDISDSGARIYVADGSAIPDQVVVELEDKSVKRGTVVRRNGRELGVEFRTEAATFAA, translated from the coding sequence ATGCCGCTCTTCTCCAGTAGAAATCATGACCTGATCGAGGCTATCGGTCGGTCTCAGGCCATGATTCATTTCAGGCCCGACGGAACCATTATCGACGCCAACGAAAATTTCCTTTCGCTGATGGGGTATTCGCTCGGCGAAATAGAAAACAAGCACCACCGTATGTTCGTGGACGCAGCTTATGCTGCGAGCGAAGCGTATCGTTCCTTCTGGAAAGAGCTCGCCAGCGGGGAATTCAAGTCCGACGAATTCATGCGCGTGACCAGCAGCGGCGCTCAGGTCTGGATACAGGCGACATACAACCCGGTGTTCGACGGCAAGGGCGAGGTCTACCGCATCGTCAAGATCGCGACCGATATCACGGCCGCCAAATTGAAGAGCTCGGATGCGCAGGGGCAGCTGGCGGCAATCAACCGCTCGCAAGCCGTCATTCACTTCGACCTCGACGGAACCATTCTGGAAGCCAACGACAATTTCCTGAAGGCGGTCGGCTACACGCTCGACGAAATCAAGGGCCGGCACCACTCGATTTTCGTCGCGTCCGACGAGCGCGAAACGCAGGAATACAAGGCGTTCTGGAAGCAACTCGGCGCCGGGCGCTTCATGGCGGGCGAGTTCAAGCGGATGACCCGGGACGGCGATGAGATCTGGATCCACGCCACCTACAACCCGATCCTCGACGCGGCCGGCCGGCCTTTCAAGGTGGTGAAATTCGCATCCGACATCACGGCCGAAAAGCGCAAGAACGCCGAACATGAAGGCCTGATCGCAGCAATCGGCCGCAGCCAGGCGGTGATCTCGTTCAGCAAGGACGGCATCATCCTGGATGCCAACGAGAACTTCCTGAAGGCGGTCGGCTATCGCCTCGACGAAATCAAGGGCAAGCATCACCGCATGTTTGTCGAGGAAAAGTATGCCCAGTCCGAGCAATATGCCGAGTTCTGGCAGACCCTCGCCGGGGGCAAGCACTTGTCGGCGATCTATCAACGCTTCAACAAGGCGGGAAATCCGATCTGGTTGCAGGCAAATTACAATCCGATCTTCGACGCCTCCGGAAACATCATGAAGGTGACGAAGTTCGCGACCGACATCACCCAGAACATGACGGCGCGACAGGCGGCCATCGAGGCAGCCGAGGAAACACTGAACACGGTAGGGCAGACGGCGCATTCCGCGCAGCATGTGAACTCGTCCGCGCAGGGCATTTCCCGCGGCATGGAGAAAGCCCGCACGGCCGTCGAGGCCATGCACGGGCGTTCCGAGATTGCCGAGCGGTCGACCGAAAAACTTCGCTTGGCCGCTGCCTCCATGGACGGCGTGGTGCAGCTCATTTCCAAGGTCGCGGACCAGATCAACCTGTTGTCCCTGAACGCGACCATCGAGGCCGCCCGGGCGGGCGAAGCCGGCCGCGGCTTTGCAGTCGTCGCCAACGAGGTCAAGACGCTCGCAAACCAGACCTCCCAGGCAACGACGCGGATCTTCTCCGAAATCGCTGAAATGCAATCGGTCGCAGGTGCGGTGGACGAGGCCTTGAAGTCCATCCGCAGTTCGATCTCCGACGTGCAGGACCTCGTTCTGTCGACCACCAATGCGACCGAACAGCAATGCGTGTCCACCGACGAAATCAGCGTCCGTCTCCAGTCGGCGTCCACCAGCGTCGCCTCCGTGTGCGAAAGCCTCGACAAGTGGGTGATCGGCATGGAGAACCGCCGCCGCGACGAGCGCAAGCGCGTCCACCGGGATTGCCTGATCGGCGGCATCAACGGGGAGAAGATCCGCGGCTCCCTGCGCGACATCTCGGACTCCGGCGCGAGGATCTACGTCGCCGATGGCTCGGCGATCCCCGATCAGGTCGTCGTGGAACTGGAAGACAAGAGCGTGAAGCGCGGCACGGTCGTGCGCCGCAACGGGCGGGAGCTCGGCGTCGAATTCCGCACTGAAGCGGCCACCTTCGCAGCCTAG
- a CDS encoding DDE-type integrase/transposase/recombinase: MAWRISITLEADFCLDALNEAVHKFGPPEIMNTDQGSQFTSFAWTDSLRRSGVQISMDGKGRFIDNIFSERL, encoded by the coding sequence TTGGCTTGGCGCATCTCGATTACGCTGGAGGCCGACTTCTGTCTCGACGCGTTGAACGAGGCCGTCCACAAGTTCGGGCCGCCGGAGATCATGAATACCGATCAAGGATCACAGTTCACGTCCTTCGCCTGGACCGACAGTCTGCGCCGGAGCGGTGTGCAGATCTCGATGGACGGCAAGGGGCGGTTCATCGACAACATCTTCAGCGAGAGGCTGTGA
- a CDS encoding acyl-CoA synthetase, producing the protein MLYIDQVARRDPDRLAYVMADTGETVTFAELDRRSNQGAHLLRAQGLVVGDHILILMENRREFLETCFAADRSGLYYTTASTQLSADEVLYIARDCGAKLVITSGRFAEVASMLRAQLPPEVPIYMVGEPCVGAACWDDMCRDMPTHEIADPAQGLDMLYSSGTTGRPKGVKWPLPAQPPGRMTFLIELLCDLFGYGAQTRYLNPAPLYHAAPLRHTMTTLKRGGSAVIMPKFDAEEALALIEAHRITHSQWVPTMFVRMLKLPDEVRRRYDLSSLQMAVHAAAPCPIEVKRQMIDWWGPILMEYYAGTENNGFCALDTGEWLAHPGSVGRAKLGRLHICDDEGEELPPGCEGEVYFANGVPFEYHNDPDKTRKARNRLGWTTLGDIGRVDADGYLYLTDRKSFVIISGGVNIYPQETENILVTHPAVADAAVFGVPNADFGEEVKAVVELVDGAQPSPALAEELIAFCRMRLSPIKCPRTVDFRLRLPREPNGKLLKRLLQQEYRQAAKSPEGAPSALSTG; encoded by the coding sequence ATGTTGTACATCGATCAGGTTGCCAGGCGCGACCCGGACCGGCTCGCCTATGTCATGGCGGACACGGGAGAGACCGTTACCTTCGCAGAACTCGACCGGCGGTCCAACCAGGGGGCGCATCTTCTGCGCGCGCAGGGTCTTGTCGTCGGCGACCACATTCTCATCCTGATGGAGAATCGCCGCGAGTTTCTGGAAACCTGTTTCGCTGCCGATCGGTCGGGGCTCTACTACACGACGGCCAGCACCCAGCTTTCCGCAGACGAAGTGCTCTACATCGCGCGCGATTGCGGCGCGAAGCTGGTGATCACCTCCGGGCGATTTGCCGAGGTCGCCAGCATGCTGCGTGCCCAGCTGCCGCCGGAGGTCCCGATCTATATGGTGGGTGAGCCCTGCGTGGGCGCAGCCTGCTGGGACGATATGTGCCGGGACATGCCCACGCATGAGATTGCCGATCCGGCTCAAGGGCTCGACATGTTGTATTCGTCGGGGACCACGGGCCGACCCAAGGGCGTGAAATGGCCGCTGCCGGCGCAGCCTCCCGGCCGGATGACCTTCCTGATCGAGCTTCTGTGCGATCTGTTCGGCTATGGCGCGCAGACCCGTTACCTCAATCCGGCGCCGCTCTACCATGCCGCGCCGTTGCGACACACCATGACGACGCTGAAGCGCGGCGGATCGGCGGTCATCATGCCGAAGTTCGACGCGGAAGAAGCCCTGGCTCTCATCGAGGCGCATCGGATTACGCACAGCCAGTGGGTGCCGACGATGTTCGTGCGGATGCTGAAGCTGCCGGACGAGGTGCGCCGCCGCTACGATCTGTCTTCCCTGCAGATGGCGGTCCATGCCGCCGCTCCCTGCCCCATCGAGGTCAAGCGGCAGATGATCGACTGGTGGGGGCCGATCCTGATGGAATATTACGCGGGCACGGAGAACAATGGTTTCTGCGCTCTCGATACCGGAGAATGGCTGGCCCATCCCGGGTCGGTGGGACGTGCCAAGCTGGGCAGGCTACACATCTGCGATGACGAGGGGGAAGAACTGCCGCCCGGTTGCGAAGGCGAGGTCTACTTCGCCAACGGCGTTCCCTTCGAGTATCACAACGATCCGGACAAGACCCGCAAGGCACGCAATCGTCTGGGCTGGACGACGCTGGGCGATATCGGGCGGGTCGATGCAGACGGCTATCTCTACCTGACTGACCGCAAGTCCTTTGTAATCATCTCCGGCGGTGTGAACATCTATCCTCAGGAGACCGAGAACATTCTTGTCACGCACCCGGCGGTGGCCGACGCGGCAGTGTTCGGCGTGCCCAACGCCGACTTCGGAGAAGAGGTGAAAGCGGTCGTCGAACTCGTGGACGGAGCGCAGCCGTCACCGGCGCTGGCTGAAGAGTTGATCGCCTTTTGCCGGATGCGGTTGTCCCCCATCAAGTGTCCGCGAACGGTGGATTTCCGCCTCCGTCTGCCACGTGAGCCCAATGGCAAGCTGCTGAAGCGCCTGTTGCAACAGGAGTATCGGCAGGCGGCGAAATCCCCTGAGGGCGCTCCCTCCGCGCTTTCCACCGGATAG
- a CDS encoding NAD(P)-dependent alcohol dehydrogenase: MRVFEIRDDWGLDNLRPGQREVPRAGRGQVLLKMRRAALNARDLIVPERGYGRATGELPLIPLSDGVGEVVEVGADVTRVALGDRVCPTFFQNWVAGSPSAAAFASALGGPLDGVMAEYVCLSEEGVVKVPKYLDDAEAASLPCAALTAWSAVSGEARLRPGDHVLLQGTGGVALFALQFAKLHGATVTVLSSSDEKLARVAEMGADHLVNYREHADWARATRALVAERGGYDAIVELGGAQTLGQSLRAIRPGGTIAMIGVLSGLDLSMSLGPIVTRQIRLQGVTVGHRDDFEAMLRAMAAHQVRPLVGSSFPFEGLKEAMAHFAQADRFGKTVIEF, encoded by the coding sequence TTGCGTGTATTTGAAATCAGGGATGACTGGGGGCTGGACAATCTGCGTCCGGGCCAGCGCGAAGTGCCGCGAGCCGGGCGGGGGCAGGTGCTGCTGAAGATGCGCCGTGCTGCGTTGAATGCCCGCGATCTGATCGTGCCGGAGCGTGGATACGGCCGAGCTACGGGCGAGTTGCCGCTAATCCCGCTGTCCGATGGCGTGGGAGAGGTGGTGGAGGTCGGTGCCGACGTAACCCGCGTGGCGCTGGGCGACCGTGTCTGTCCGACTTTCTTCCAGAACTGGGTGGCCGGGTCTCCTTCGGCAGCAGCCTTCGCATCGGCGTTGGGTGGGCCTCTGGATGGCGTGATGGCCGAATATGTGTGCCTGTCGGAAGAGGGGGTGGTGAAAGTACCAAAGTATCTGGACGATGCGGAAGCCGCGAGCCTGCCGTGTGCGGCACTGACCGCCTGGAGTGCGGTGTCCGGAGAAGCCCGGCTGCGCCCCGGCGATCACGTGCTCCTTCAGGGTACCGGCGGGGTGGCGCTCTTCGCATTGCAGTTCGCCAAGCTGCACGGTGCGACCGTGACGGTGCTGTCCTCCAGCGACGAGAAACTGGCGCGTGTTGCCGAGATGGGCGCGGACCATCTCGTCAATTACCGGGAGCACGCCGACTGGGCCCGCGCGACCCGGGCGCTGGTGGCCGAGCGGGGCGGGTATGATGCAATCGTGGAACTGGGCGGAGCTCAGACACTGGGCCAATCGCTCAGGGCGATCCGACCCGGCGGTACGATTGCGATGATCGGTGTTTTGAGTGGTCTGGACCTGAGCATGTCGCTGGGTCCGATCGTTACCCGGCAGATCCGCCTTCAGGGGGTGACAGTAGGCCATCGCGACGACTTCGAGGCCATGTTGAGAGCGATGGCAGCGCATCAGGTGCGTCCGCTCGTCGGCAGCTCCTTCCCCTTCGAGGGATTGAAGGAGGCAATGGCCCATTTCGCGCAGGCCGATCGCTTCGGCAAGACAGTCATCGAGTTCTAG